One window of the Marinilactibacillus sp. Marseille-P9653 genome contains the following:
- a CDS encoding ABC transporter permease, which translates to MWKTIFRRLLLMIPQMIILSLLIFIIAEFMPGDPFTGMIDPNIDPAQLDVLRERFGLNDPLPVKYVRWVGNALQGDFGRSFNYKTSVVNVIGDRLGNTVRLSLLSTVLTYMIGLPLGILSGRFNDSVLDKTVIIYNFVSFAVPTFVLALLMVYIFGFNLGWFPSRGSIDVSAVTFWERTWSRTYHLILPSITTAVLGTVGIIQYLRTEIIDAKVSDYVKTARSKGVPINKVYSKHIFRNASLPIASGFGYTIVGLLTGSIFIERIFSYSGMGNLFLDSINTRDYSVIFVLVLFYGFLGLIGTLISDLILMAVDPRIRID; encoded by the coding sequence ATGTGGAAAACAATATTTAGAAGACTCTTACTGATGATTCCCCAAATGATCATCTTAAGTTTACTAATCTTTATCATTGCAGAATTTATGCCGGGAGACCCATTTACCGGAATGATTGATCCGAATATCGATCCTGCTCAATTGGATGTTTTGCGTGAGCGATTTGGGTTAAATGATCCATTACCTGTTAAATATGTACGCTGGGTTGGGAATGCTTTACAAGGAGACTTCGGAAGAAGTTTCAACTACAAGACAAGCGTTGTAAATGTAATTGGGGATAGACTCGGGAATACGGTTAGACTTTCTCTACTCTCAACCGTATTGACATACATGATTGGACTGCCTTTAGGAATCCTCTCAGGACGTTTCAATGATTCAGTTCTTGATAAAACGGTTATCATTTATAACTTTGTAAGTTTTGCAGTGCCTACATTCGTTTTAGCATTATTGATGGTATACATCTTTGGATTCAACCTAGGATGGTTCCCATCTCGAGGATCAATCGATGTGTCAGCAGTGACGTTCTGGGAAAGAACTTGGAGTCGAACCTATCACTTGATTTTACCTTCTATTACAACTGCTGTTTTAGGAACGGTTGGAATTATTCAGTATTTACGTACTGAAATCATTGATGCAAAAGTATCAGACTATGTCAAGACAGCGCGCTCTAAAGGCGTACCAATAAATAAAGTGTATTCAAAACATATCTTCCGTAACGCATCACTTCCTATTGCATCCGGATTTGGTTATACCATTGTCGGTTTGTTGACGGGTTCGATCTTTATCGAAAGAATCTTCAGTTACAGTGGTATGGGGAATTTATTCTTAGACTCGATCAATACGCGTGATTACAGTGTAATCTTTGTTCTTGTCCTGTTCTATGGGTTTCTGGGCTTAATTGGAACCTTAATCTCAGATTTGATCTTAATGGCAGTAGACCCACGTATACGTATTGATTAG
- a CDS encoding ATP-binding cassette domain-containing protein, producing MGFLEVKDLKVHYPIRGGILNTIQDHVRAVDGVNLTIESGKTYGLVGESGSGKTTIGKTIIGLEKATSGEILYEGENVTNRARSRKKKYANYNKDVQMIFQDSTSSMNPKKRIIDVMGEPMRNYFDYTPDEIKRRVAELLDIVGMNAEAMYKYPHEFSGGQRQRIGVARAVASDPKLIIADEPTSALDLSVQAQVLNFMRRIQKEYDLSYLFISHDLGVVQHMADNIAIMHKGRFVEQGPKQDIYRDPQHIYTKRLLSAIPDMDPSTREAKKIERQRVEAEYDAQETEYYDADGRVYDLQEFRGSHFVATKPEGPNRSLQNEAINTGGEA from the coding sequence ATGGGATTTTTGGAAGTTAAAGATTTAAAAGTGCATTATCCTATTCGCGGAGGCATACTAAACACGATTCAAGATCATGTGCGAGCTGTCGATGGGGTCAACCTTACAATCGAAAGTGGAAAAACTTACGGTTTAGTTGGTGAATCGGGTTCTGGTAAGACAACGATTGGCAAAACAATTATTGGACTGGAAAAAGCTACTTCCGGAGAAATATTATATGAAGGTGAAAATGTTACAAATAGAGCAAGAAGCCGTAAAAAGAAATATGCCAATTACAACAAAGATGTTCAGATGATTTTTCAAGATTCTACTTCATCAATGAATCCCAAGAAACGTATCATTGATGTAATGGGTGAACCAATGCGAAATTATTTTGATTATACTCCTGATGAAATTAAACGTAGAGTTGCAGAATTGCTGGATATTGTTGGTATGAATGCAGAAGCAATGTACAAATACCCTCATGAGTTCTCAGGTGGACAACGTCAGCGTATTGGGGTTGCCAGAGCTGTAGCCAGTGATCCAAAGTTAATCATCGCTGATGAACCGACTTCAGCACTTGATTTATCTGTACAAGCACAAGTTTTGAACTTCATGCGTAGAATCCAAAAGGAATACGATTTAAGTTACTTATTCATTTCTCACGATTTAGGTGTTGTTCAACATATGGCTGATAATATAGCAATTATGCATAAAGGACGGTTCGTAGAGCAAGGTCCAAAACAAGATATTTATAGAGACCCACAACACATTTACACTAAACGACTACTTTCAGCAATACCAGATATGGATCCTTCAACTAGAGAAGCGAAGAAAATCGAACGTCAACGAGTTGAAGCAGAGTACGATGCACAAGAAACAGAATATTATGATGCAGATGGTCGTGTATATGATCTTCAAGAGTTTAGAGGAAGTCATTTTGTAGCGACTAAGCCTGAAGGACCAAATCGTTCTCTTCAAAATGAGGCAATCAATACAGGAGGGGAAGCATAA
- a CDS encoding ABC transporter ATP-binding protein, with amino-acid sequence MAVERNLLEVNNLKTGFRFGEEYHNAVDGVSLTLKKNEILAIVGESGCGKSTLATAIMGLHDPNNTKITGEILYKDLNLTDLNEKLYNRIRGNDIGMIFQDPLGSLNPLMTIYNQIAEALIYHSDFDEKQIKARVLELLNQVGIPRPEQIMKAYPHELSGGMRQRIVIAIALANKPPIIIADEPTTALDVTIQAQILDLMRDIQAETGSGIILITHDLGVVAETADRVAVMYAGQIVEEAPVDVLFKDPKHPYTRSLLNSIPHELEEGEELHVIHGTVPSLQNLPRKGDRFRPRIPWIPDEAFDEEPELTEIAPNHKVRGNSWKHFHFEGEEK; translated from the coding sequence GTGGCCGTCGAACGAAACTTACTTGAAGTAAATAATTTAAAAACTGGATTCCGATTCGGTGAAGAGTACCATAACGCAGTTGATGGTGTTTCACTGACGCTAAAGAAAAATGAAATTTTAGCAATCGTTGGAGAATCCGGGTGTGGCAAGTCTACATTAGCTACAGCGATCATGGGGCTACATGATCCTAACAATACTAAAATTACTGGAGAAATTTTATATAAAGATTTAAATCTAACTGACTTGAATGAAAAATTATACAATCGAATTCGAGGAAACGATATCGGTATGATCTTCCAAGATCCGCTAGGGTCATTGAATCCTTTGATGACCATTTACAATCAAATTGCGGAAGCATTGATTTATCATTCAGACTTCGACGAAAAACAAATTAAAGCACGAGTGCTTGAATTACTGAATCAAGTAGGAATTCCAAGACCTGAACAAATCATGAAAGCTTATCCACATGAACTGTCTGGTGGTATGAGACAAAGAATCGTTATTGCAATAGCATTGGCGAATAAACCACCAATTATTATTGCGGATGAACCAACAACGGCACTAGATGTTACAATCCAAGCTCAAATCTTGGATCTGATGAGAGATATTCAGGCCGAAACAGGATCAGGAATCATCTTGATTACACATGATTTGGGTGTAGTAGCTGAAACAGCAGATAGAGTGGCTGTTATGTATGCTGGTCAAATCGTAGAAGAAGCACCAGTGGATGTATTATTCAAAGATCCTAAACATCCATATACACGTTCACTATTAAATTCAATTCCTCATGAACTTGAAGAAGGCGAAGAATTACACGTTATTCACGGTACTGTACCATCTCTTCAAAACTTACCGCGTAAAGGGGACCGCTTCAGACCGAGAATTCCTTGGATTCCAGACGAAGCCTTTGATGAAGAACCAGAATTAACGGAAATTGCTCCGAACCACAAAGTAAGAGGAAATAGCTGGAAACATTTCCACTTTGAAGGGGAGGAAAAATAA
- the acpP gene encoding acyl carrier protein — protein MAEQEVFDKVKGIIVERLGVDEEKITRDTTFKEDLGADSLDIVELVMELEDTFGNEISDEDAENITTVGKAVDYIKANQ, from the coding sequence ATGGCAGAGCAAGAAGTTTTCGATAAAGTAAAAGGAATTATTGTAGAAAGATTAGGTGTAGACGAAGAGAAAATTACTAGAGATACGACATTTAAAGAAGATTTAGGTGCCGATTCTCTTGATATTGTTGAATTGGTCATGGAATTGGAAGACACTTTCGGAAATGAGATTTCTGACGAAGATGCAGAAAATATTACAACCGTTGGTAAAGCTGTAGATTATATTAAAGCGAATCAGTGA
- the plsX gene encoding phosphate acyltransferase PlsX gives MRIAVDAMGGDNAPQALVEGSIKAAKEFKDITIVLYGKEELIKKYINEELSNIEIVHTDEKITSEDDPVRSIRRKKDASMVMAANSVKNEENHALFSAGNTGALLASGTLIIGRVKGIERPGLLATLPVMSDNLDAFNLLDVGANADSKPSNINQYATLGTYYAKFVRGIDNPRVGLLNNGTEENKGNEVTKEAYKLLKENDAIHFVGNVEARELLNGVADVVVSDGFTGNAVLKTIEGTALSMSKLIKSSIMNSGIKSKIGGLLLKDSLSNMKDVMDYSKHGGAVMIGVKAPVVKTHGSATAEPVYQTIKQIREMLASNMVSDLVKYYEND, from the coding sequence ATGAGAATTGCAGTAGATGCTATGGGTGGAGATAATGCACCGCAAGCGCTAGTTGAAGGAAGTATTAAAGCAGCTAAGGAATTCAAAGATATAACGATAGTGTTGTACGGAAAAGAAGAATTGATCAAGAAATATATCAATGAAGAGTTAAGTAACATCGAAATCGTACACACGGATGAGAAAATTACCAGTGAAGATGATCCCGTTCGTTCAATTAGACGAAAAAAAGATGCTTCTATGGTCATGGCAGCAAACTCTGTTAAAAACGAGGAAAATCATGCACTTTTCTCCGCTGGTAATACTGGAGCACTTCTTGCATCAGGAACCTTAATTATTGGACGTGTAAAAGGCATTGAGCGTCCAGGTCTGCTAGCAACCTTACCAGTAATGAGTGACAACCTTGATGCATTCAATCTTTTGGATGTCGGAGCAAATGCAGATAGCAAACCGAGCAACATTAATCAGTATGCTACGCTAGGGACGTATTATGCCAAGTTTGTAAGAGGGATAGACAATCCTCGAGTCGGCTTATTAAATAATGGTACGGAAGAAAATAAAGGAAACGAAGTGACTAAAGAAGCTTACAAATTATTAAAAGAAAACGATGCAATCCATTTTGTTGGGAATGTAGAAGCAAGAGAACTGTTAAATGGAGTAGCTGATGTTGTTGTATCTGATGGCTTCACAGGGAATGCTGTATTGAAGACTATCGAAGGAACAGCACTCTCTATGTCTAAACTGATTAAGAGCTCTATAATGAATAGTGGCATTAAATCAAAAATAGGTGGCTTGCTTTTAAAAGATAGTTTGTCTAACATGAAAGATGTAATGGATTACTCAAAACACGGAGGGGCAGTGATGATCGGTGTTAAAGCTCCAGTAGTTAAAACACATGGTTCTGCAACTGCTGAGCCAGTTTACCAAACAATCAAACAAATTAGAGAAATGTTAGCCTCTAATATGGTTAGTGATTTAGTGAAGTATTATGAGAACGATTAG
- the recG gene encoding ATP-dependent DNA helicase RecG codes for MTSKSISDPVTVLSGVGPKRVDALRELGIETIYNLLTYYPFRYEDLTVKAIDEIEDKEKVVLKGPLVSDPVLSHFGRGKNRLSFRLNVEHVIVPVTFFNQPYLKQQLAAGKETAIFGKWDAIRMQLSGIKVLSNSLSDEKENREPVYHTSKHIKQATLIKLIRQAWQDYQELIPEIVPESIRKKYQTVSQRDAIRMMHFPEEDGDNERARTAIIFQEFFIYQLQMQWLRKQHKMTDHGNVIDYDVEKLRAFFRSLPFELTAAQKRVVNEICKDLKLPIQMYRLLQGDVGSGKTVVAAAAIYAAWTAGLQSALMAPTEILATQHMESLSEMFKEMDIRIDLLTGSTKAAKRRELLEQLANGEIDGLLGTHALIQEGVNFNKLGLVITDEQHRFGVNQRKVLREKGDHPDVLFMTATPIPRTLAISAFGEMDISVIDELPPGREPVATHWIRPKQFTQMLPFMEKELSNGSQVYVISPLIEESEMMDLQNATDLYRTYAEKFGPKYKAGLLHGKMSAAEKDSIMEQFKRNELQILVSTTVIEVGVNVPNATLMIIHDADRFGLAQLHQLRGRVGRGKKESYCILIADPKGETGAQRMEILTQTNDGFVLSEKDLEMRGAGEIFGKKQSGLPEFKVADIVEDFQILESARNEAALLLNNSEFFEAEKYQFLRNEVGIDEQARYSFLD; via the coding sequence ATGACAAGTAAAAGTATTTCTGATCCCGTAACGGTCTTATCTGGCGTCGGTCCTAAAAGAGTCGATGCACTAAGAGAATTAGGAATTGAAACGATTTATAATCTATTGACATATTATCCCTTCAGATATGAAGACCTTACTGTAAAAGCTATTGACGAAATAGAAGACAAAGAAAAAGTTGTACTAAAAGGACCGCTCGTATCAGACCCAGTTTTAAGTCACTTTGGTAGAGGAAAGAATCGTCTATCTTTTCGGTTGAATGTTGAGCATGTGATTGTTCCGGTTACTTTTTTCAATCAGCCCTACTTAAAACAACAATTGGCAGCAGGCAAAGAAACAGCTATATTCGGTAAATGGGATGCCATTCGAATGCAATTAAGTGGTATTAAAGTATTGAGTAACAGCTTAAGCGATGAAAAAGAAAACAGAGAACCTGTTTACCATACTTCAAAGCATATAAAACAAGCTACACTGATCAAACTGATTCGACAAGCTTGGCAAGACTACCAAGAACTCATTCCGGAAATTGTCCCAGAATCGATTAGGAAAAAATATCAAACTGTTTCTCAAAGAGACGCTATCAGAATGATGCATTTTCCTGAAGAGGATGGGGATAATGAGCGGGCTAGAACAGCTATCATATTTCAGGAATTTTTTATCTATCAATTACAGATGCAGTGGTTAAGGAAGCAACACAAAATGACTGACCATGGAAATGTGATAGATTATGATGTTGAAAAGCTCAGAGCATTCTTTCGATCATTACCCTTTGAGTTGACTGCCGCTCAAAAGAGAGTAGTAAACGAAATCTGTAAAGATTTAAAACTTCCGATTCAGATGTACCGATTGCTTCAGGGGGACGTAGGAAGTGGTAAGACTGTTGTAGCGGCAGCAGCTATTTATGCGGCTTGGACTGCAGGTCTACAGTCTGCATTGATGGCCCCTACAGAAATTCTTGCGACGCAACACATGGAAAGTCTTTCTGAGATGTTCAAAGAGATGGATATTCGTATTGATCTGTTGACAGGATCCACAAAAGCGGCCAAACGTAGAGAACTGTTAGAACAATTAGCAAATGGAGAAATCGATGGACTGCTTGGAACGCATGCTTTGATCCAAGAAGGAGTTAACTTCAACAAGTTAGGATTAGTGATCACAGATGAACAACATCGATTTGGTGTAAATCAACGAAAAGTTCTACGAGAAAAAGGAGATCATCCAGATGTATTATTTATGACAGCGACACCGATACCTAGGACCTTAGCGATCAGTGCCTTTGGAGAAATGGATATTTCTGTAATCGATGAATTACCACCGGGGAGAGAACCCGTTGCAACTCATTGGATCAGACCCAAGCAGTTTACTCAAATGCTCCCGTTTATGGAAAAAGAACTGAGCAATGGATCTCAGGTCTATGTCATCAGTCCACTTATTGAAGAATCTGAAATGATGGATCTTCAAAATGCGACTGATCTATATAGGACCTATGCAGAAAAGTTCGGACCTAAGTATAAGGCGGGATTATTACATGGGAAAATGTCTGCTGCTGAAAAAGACTCCATAATGGAACAGTTCAAACGTAATGAGTTACAGATACTTGTATCTACTACTGTAATCGAAGTCGGTGTAAATGTCCCTAATGCAACGCTGATGATCATTCATGATGCTGATCGATTCGGACTGGCTCAGTTACATCAATTAAGAGGAAGGGTAGGACGAGGTAAAAAAGAATCTTACTGTATATTAATTGCTGATCCTAAAGGGGAAACAGGTGCCCAGCGTATGGAAATACTGACCCAAACAAATGACGGATTCGTTTTAAGTGAAAAGGATTTGGAAATGAGAGGTGCTGGGGAGATATTCGGTAAAAAACAATCCGGTTTACCCGAATTCAAGGTTGCTGACATTGTCGAAGATTTCCAGATACTTGAAAGTGCCAGAAACGAGGCAGCTCTTTTACTGAATAATTCAGAATTTTTTGAAGCAGAAAAGTACCAATTTTTGAGAAATGAAGTAGGGATAGATGAACAAGCAAGATACTCATTTTTAGATTAG
- a CDS encoding DAK2 domain-containing protein translates to MEVLNLTSEEFKNMVAAGRTRLDDNTEYVNSLNVFPVPDGDTGTNMNLSFTSGAKAVKETDSDHLGEIAQALAKGLLMGARGNSGVILSQLFRGFAKEIQEHKTIDSKQFAAAFQNGVESAYNAVMKPVEGTILTVARESAKSGVKKAKETDNIIEVMEKVLSSAKKSLKKTPDLLPVLKEVGVVDSGGQGLVYVYEGFLSSLTGEAPVEETPELEELVRAEHHRSDVHEHVHTEDITFGYCTEIMVRIGEGETVDSEFDYDHFRNHLDKMGDSLLVVADDEVIKVHVHTEHPGEVMNYGQKFGSLMKIKVDNMREQHSALSSDTATPKKKAEEKEIAVVAVAAGEGIKKLFESLGVDYVLLGGQTMNPSTEDIVKAMGEVPAKQYIILPNNKNIFMAAEQAAEVSEVDTVVVETRTIQQGLTSMLGFNATHDLATNKEDMTAELKAVVSGQVTFAVRDTEINGVTIKKDDFMGIIDGTIKVSATDIKQVTLDTIDQMINDESEILTLLYGEDGSREVAEEIGKAVGEKYEEIEVEIHEGGQPVYPYLISVE, encoded by the coding sequence GTGGAAGTATTAAATTTAACATCTGAAGAATTCAAAAATATGGTTGCAGCCGGTAGAACGAGACTGGACGACAATACTGAATACGTCAACTCTCTGAACGTATTTCCGGTTCCAGATGGAGATACTGGTACAAATATGAATTTGTCTTTTACAAGTGGAGCAAAAGCAGTAAAAGAAACAGATAGTGATCATCTAGGAGAAATCGCTCAAGCCTTGGCAAAAGGATTGTTGATGGGTGCTAGAGGAAATTCTGGAGTAATTTTATCACAACTTTTCAGAGGGTTTGCAAAAGAGATTCAAGAACATAAAACAATCGATTCAAAACAATTTGCAGCTGCATTCCAAAATGGTGTGGAGTCTGCTTATAATGCTGTCATGAAACCTGTAGAAGGAACTATTTTGACTGTAGCAAGAGAATCCGCTAAATCAGGTGTGAAAAAAGCAAAAGAAACAGATAATATCATTGAAGTAATGGAAAAAGTTTTATCGTCAGCAAAAAAATCACTTAAAAAAACCCCGGATCTATTACCAGTACTTAAAGAAGTTGGCGTTGTAGATAGTGGTGGACAAGGGCTAGTATACGTATATGAAGGTTTCTTGTCGTCATTAACTGGAGAAGCGCCGGTAGAGGAAACTCCAGAACTTGAAGAGCTTGTTCGTGCTGAGCACCATAGAAGTGACGTTCATGAACACGTGCATACAGAAGATATCACATTTGGATACTGTACTGAGATCATGGTTCGTATCGGTGAAGGCGAAACGGTTGATAGTGAATTTGATTACGATCATTTCCGCAATCATCTTGATAAGATGGGAGATTCTTTACTTGTAGTAGCCGATGATGAAGTTATCAAAGTTCATGTTCATACAGAGCATCCTGGAGAAGTTATGAATTATGGACAAAAATTCGGTTCGCTAATGAAAATTAAAGTAGACAACATGAGAGAACAGCATTCTGCGTTATCTTCTGATACAGCTACGCCTAAAAAGAAAGCTGAAGAAAAAGAGATTGCTGTAGTTGCAGTGGCTGCTGGCGAGGGTATCAAGAAACTGTTTGAAAGTTTAGGAGTCGATTACGTACTTCTAGGCGGACAGACAATGAACCCGAGTACAGAAGACATTGTAAAAGCAATGGGAGAAGTACCAGCTAAACAATATATTATCCTTCCAAACAACAAGAATATCTTCATGGCTGCAGAGCAAGCGGCAGAAGTTTCTGAAGTTGATACAGTTGTTGTGGAGACAAGAACAATCCAACAAGGTTTGACTTCAATGTTAGGCTTTAATGCGACTCATGATCTTGCAACCAACAAAGAAGATATGACAGCAGAATTAAAAGCCGTTGTCTCAGGTCAAGTAACCTTTGCTGTTCGTGATACGGAAATCAATGGCGTTACAATCAAAAAAGATGATTTCATGGGTATTATTGATGGAACAATAAAAGTTTCAGCTACTGATATCAAACAAGTCACTCTAGATACTATCGATCAAATGATTAACGACGAAAGTGAGATTCTGACTCTTCTTTATGGAGAAGATGGCTCACGAGAAGTTGCTGAAGAGATAGGAAAAGCTGTTGGAGAAAAGTATGAAGAGATAGAAGTTGAAATCCACGAAGGTGGACAACCTGTCTATCCGTATCTGATTTCAGTAGAATAA
- a CDS encoding Asp23/Gls24 family envelope stress response protein, producing MTVNLKTQFGNVEISNEVIATVVGGAATENFGIVGMASRKQVRDGLIEILNRENYSRGIVVRQEDEEIVIDVYIIVSYGTKISEVSKNVQEHVIYQLEANLGIKAKSVNVFVQGVRV from the coding sequence ATGACAGTAAATCTGAAAACTCAATTCGGCAATGTTGAAATTTCAAATGAGGTAATCGCAACTGTGGTAGGCGGAGCCGCAACAGAAAATTTTGGTATCGTAGGCATGGCTAGCCGAAAACAAGTACGTGATGGACTCATTGAGATTTTGAATCGTGAAAACTATTCGCGCGGAATTGTTGTAAGACAAGAAGATGAAGAAATTGTAATTGATGTTTATATTATCGTTAGTTACGGTACTAAAATTTCTGAAGTATCAAAAAACGTTCAAGAACATGTGATTTATCAATTAGAAGCAAATCTTGGTATTAAAGCTAAATCAGTAAATGTTTTCGTACAAGGCGTACGCGTATAA
- the rpmB gene encoding 50S ribosomal protein L28 encodes MTKECFVTGRKARSGNNRSHANNKSKRRFAANLQKVRIMVDGQPKKVWVSTRALKSGKVERV; translated from the coding sequence ATGACTAAAGAATGTTTCGTAACTGGACGTAAAGCTAGAAGTGGAAATAACCGCTCACACGCTAACAATAAATCTAAACGTCGCTTCGCTGCAAACTTGCAAAAAGTACGTATTATGGTTGATGGACAACCTAAAAAAGTATGGGTTTCTACACGTGCCCTTAAATCAGGTAAAGTAGAACGCGTATAA
- a CDS encoding PilZ domain-containing protein has translation MINRRKFFRVRIKGFKDAIMILPGKKDTTYEITLVDISGNGLSFVSREKFLISEFLKYNFQFDLAGEKFELVGCIVRKYSEDEDRYIRYGVKLVSVSTKEESELIRRINKYQSKHYRDNIFENEEA, from the coding sequence ATGATCAATAGAAGAAAGTTTTTCAGAGTTAGGATAAAAGGGTTTAAAGATGCCATCATGATTCTTCCAGGAAAAAAAGATACTACATACGAAATTACGCTGGTCGATATAAGCGGAAACGGGCTTTCTTTTGTGAGTAGAGAAAAATTTCTGATATCCGAATTTCTTAAATACAATTTTCAGTTCGATTTAGCAGGTGAAAAGTTTGAGCTGGTGGGATGTATTGTAAGAAAGTATTCAGAAGATGAGGATCGATATATTCGATACGGTGTTAAATTGGTTTCTGTGTCGACTAAAGAAGAATCAGAATTGATCAGAAGAATTAATAAATATCAAAGTAAGCATTATCGAGACAATATCTTTGAAAATGAAGAGGCATAA
- a CDS encoding thiamine diphosphokinase, with translation MSVVHIVLGSPDKQNVLPEKNLKDIYVGVDRGGLFLVEKGYTPDLVLGDFDSITKEEKSLIEHKAKKVIPFKPEKDDTDAELSLVYAEKLFNVEKIYLYGWAGGRIDHLMSTLMIPLQPRFEQLVSNLIFVDQTNSIHFYSSGEYSVQKEADKQYCSIIGLTPIEEMTIGNGFKYTVSDTNYDYPIALISNEFIEPHAYFSFKKGLVAFVQSRDNTL, from the coding sequence ATGAGTGTAGTGCACATCGTATTGGGAAGTCCAGACAAGCAAAATGTCCTCCCAGAAAAGAATCTTAAGGATATATATGTAGGTGTTGATAGGGGCGGACTTTTTCTAGTGGAAAAGGGGTATACGCCCGATCTAGTATTGGGAGATTTTGATTCTATAACAAAAGAAGAGAAAAGTCTGATTGAGCATAAGGCAAAAAAAGTGATTCCATTCAAACCTGAAAAAGATGACACAGATGCTGAACTTAGTCTCGTTTATGCAGAAAAACTGTTCAATGTAGAAAAAATATATCTATATGGCTGGGCAGGAGGGCGTATCGATCATCTGATGAGTACGTTAATGATTCCACTACAACCAAGGTTTGAACAACTGGTTTCAAATCTGATATTTGTGGATCAGACGAATTCTATCCACTTCTATAGTTCTGGAGAGTATAGTGTCCAAAAAGAGGCGGATAAGCAATACTGTTCGATCATCGGATTGACTCCCATAGAAGAAATGACGATTGGTAATGGCTTTAAATACACTGTATCAGACACCAATTATGATTATCCAATTGCATTGATCAGTAATGAATTTATAGAACCCCACGCGTATTTTTCATTCAAAAAAGGACTCGTCGCCTTTGTGCAAAGTAGAGACAATACACTTTAA
- the rpe gene encoding ribulose-phosphate 3-epimerase, with protein MKIAPSILSADFSRLKEQIALVEQGGADWIHVDVMDGHFVPNITFGYNVVEAIRPHTSLPLDCHLMIENPENYIEDFAKAGADYISVHFESTPHIHRALQLIKTHGVKAGIVINPGTSVDSIKPLLHMVDMVLVMTVNPGFGGQSFLPETTQKISELDAIRKEQQFNFLIEVDGGIVPETAKLCREAGTDVFVAGSYVYGAEDPEGQITNLKHAVN; from the coding sequence ATGAAGATAGCACCTTCGATTTTAAGTGCAGATTTTTCTAGACTAAAAGAACAAATTGCTTTAGTGGAACAAGGCGGAGCGGACTGGATTCATGTCGACGTTATGGACGGTCATTTTGTTCCAAATATCACTTTTGGCTATAATGTTGTAGAGGCTATCAGACCGCATACTTCTCTACCTCTTGATTGCCATTTAATGATTGAGAACCCTGAAAATTATATTGAAGATTTTGCAAAAGCAGGCGCAGATTATATATCTGTTCACTTTGAGAGTACACCCCATATCCATCGGGCGTTACAACTCATTAAAACGCATGGTGTGAAAGCAGGAATCGTCATTAATCCTGGAACTTCAGTTGATTCCATTAAGCCTCTACTTCATATGGTCGACATGGTACTAGTTATGACGGTCAATCCAGGATTTGGCGGACAAAGTTTCTTACCTGAAACGACACAGAAAATTAGTGAATTGGATGCGATCAGAAAAGAGCAGCAATTCAATTTCCTCATTGAAGTCGATGGTGGAATTGTACCTGAGACAGCAAAACTTTGTAGAGAAGCTGGAACAGATGTCTTTGTAGCAGGATCTTATGTATACGGAGCTGAAGATCCAGAAGGACAAATAACCAATTTAAAGCATGCGGTGAATTAA